TTTCCGCCAGCCTGCCCATGCCCACCGAGACTTTCCTGCAGATGGATATCAAGGGCGCGCTGCACCACGGGCTTGTTTCCATCATCTTTACCCTGACCATGGTCGATCTTTTCGACAACATGGGCGTGCTCATCGGCCTCTCGCAGAAGGCGGGCTTCATTCGTGAGGACGGCCACATCGAGAATCTGGACAAAGCCCTTATCACCGACTCTATGGCCACCATGGCCAGCGCCGTCATGGGCGCGACCACCGCCACCAGCTACCTTGAAAGCGCGGCTGGCGTGGCCGAAGGCGGACGCACGGGCCTCACCGCCGTCACCATTGCCGCCCTGTTCTTTCTGGCGCTCTTTTTCTCCCCCCTGGTGGGCATGGTGCCCGCCTACGCCACAGCGCCCGTGCTCATCATCGTGGGCGCCATGATGATGCAGGAAGTGGGACGCATCTGCTTCAAGGACTTTACCGTGGCCCTGCCCGCCTTTTTGACCATCATCAGCATGCCCCTGACCTTCAACATCGCCACGGGCTTCGGCTTCGGCTTTGTGAGCTGGGTGGGCATCAAGGCCCTGGCCGGGCGCTTCAAGGATCTCAACCTGGTCATGGTCTGCATCGCCCTGTGCTTTGTGATCAACTTTGCCCTGCGCCTGCCATAGACAGTGTCGTCACGAGCGCCTTTTCAGGCATCTCTTCGTCGAACTTCGCCTTTTATTCCGGTCGAGTACCATCAGAGTACACTCCCTACATAAAAGGCTAGTTCTCCCTGATATGACTGAAAATTCATCTCGTGACTACACTGTCTAGGCTCGAGCGGCCCGCGCATATATCAGGAAACGCTGATGTATTCCGTTTGGCGGACTTGCTTCACTTTTTTTGAAACAGTCGAGGACGGAAGAGTCCACTCCTGCTTCAAAAAAAGCTCGCACCTTGCCAAACGAAATACCAGCGCGTTTCCAAAAGGCTCTTTGGAGCAGGTTAACTTTGAAATGCTTCACATTTCAAAGTTTTCATTCAGCCGAAAAATGCGATTTTCGGCTGAATCCACGCCACGTTGTGGCGCGCTGTACTTTCGTACAGCGTTAGAGCAGTTACACTTTTTCAAAGTTAAAATGCTCTAATCGGTGCTTCCTTAGCGTCCAGCGCATATGTTCAAGACCCCGGATACTCCGGGGTCTTGTTTTTTGAGCGGGTGGGCGTAATGAATAGATATTCCAGAGTAAGTTCAGTTTGACCCCGCCTTGCCTTTGGGCGCGCATAAGTGCATACTTTGCAGCCTGCATATAATTGGGCCCAAGAGCCAAAAAGAATAAGGAACAGCACCCTATGACCACGCTTTTGAGATCTGCGCCTCCCAAAAAGCCCCTGTGGCGCGAATATGGCGAAGCCCTTTTAGTGGCCTTGCTGCTTGCTCTCGTAATTCGTACATTTGTCGTGCAAGCATTTAAGATACCTTCTGAATCCATGCTGCAAACCCTGCTTGTGGGCGATCACCTGCTGGCCAGCAAATTTTCCTATGGCGTCAAGGTGCCCTTTACCAATTACTACGTCTACAAGGGCAGTGATCCGCAGCGCGGCGAAATCATCATTTTTGAATACCCCAACGACCCCAGCGTAGACTACATCAAGCGCATTGTGGGCGTGCCCGGCGATATTATCGAGGTGCGCAACAAGCAGTTGTACCGCAATGGCGAGGCCGTCAAGGAAAGCTATATCCGCTTTACCCAGCCCGACCGCATAGAGCCGGTGCGCGACAATTTCGGCCCGGTGACGGTGCCCGAAGGCAAGTATTTCGTCATGGGCGACAATCGCGACAATTCGCTGGATTCGCGCTTCTGGGGTTTTGTGGGCCGCAACGCCATCCGCGCCAAGGCCTGGCGCATCTACTGGTCGTGGGGCGGGCTTGGCGACATGCGCTGGGACCGTATGGGCAAAAAGGTGGAATAGATTTTTCAAGGTGTAGCCCCGGCGTTCGCGCGAGCGGACGCCCACCGCTACGGCGGTTGAAGCCTTGCAAGGAGGCCCGGTGGTTGTCCGGCTGAACAGCGGCGGCGTGGAAGGCGTGGACGCCTATCCCGTGGAACTGGAAGTGGACTTCGTGCGCCAGGGCCTGCCGGGCTTCACCATGGTGGGCCTGGCCGAAACGGCGGTGCGCGAGGCCAAGGACAGGGTGTTTGCGGCCCTGAGGGCTGCCGATTTCAAGCTGCCGCCTGCGCGGATCACCGTCAATCTGGCTCCGGCCTGGCGGCGCAAAAGCGG
This DNA window, taken from Desulfovibrio sp. 86, encodes the following:
- the lepB gene encoding signal peptidase I — translated: MTTLLRSAPPKKPLWREYGEALLVALLLALVIRTFVVQAFKIPSESMLQTLLVGDHLLASKFSYGVKVPFTNYYVYKGSDPQRGEIIIFEYPNDPSVDYIKRIVGVPGDIIEVRNKQLYRNGEAVKESYIRFTQPDRIEPVRDNFGPVTVPEGKYFVMGDNRDNSLDSRFWGFVGRNAIRAKAWRIYWSWGGLGDMRWDRMGKKVE